tacttatttattattacctacttaattgATAAACTGTGATCTCAAATGTTTTTACTGTCATCAATTTGTATACCCAATTATATCTTATCATTTAGTTTCTAATTACTTTCTTATAATCTAATccgcttataattttttttatttgcctttctttatttgattaacaaatattatgttgaattaGTTTTATTGGAATTCTgtattatcagtattttttttttttaacaaaaagtaATTGTAGACATTGCCacattggttttaaattttcatagttATTAGCTATTTTCCAATCTTTTATttgtacacaaatataatttgtatgtcaataataaattaatcaaccaattatgtttatacaatttaaattacttcttttttttcttgtcaatactaatgtattatgtatgatgACATCAAATGAATGATGAAATTGCTGGAAGTATATGATTACTTTTGTAGTTTGTGGGGTTAGGTTATAGTAGAAAAATGATTGTTAcaccaaataaaattaatggattgtttcttttaaaaaaataaatacctctATGCAGAATTGCATGAACAACAtcttagaatttaataaatcaataatgaaCTAATGAtccattaaatgttattaagccattgaattaatcaatttttcataTGAAGATACAACATtgcattaggtatttaaattactgtgATAggttaagaattaaaatgtaatacaaaaatttactaaagatgatactcataatttataaatatttttatagttttgctATCTATGCAGCtgaacatattattcatattttaaattatacaacaaatcttaatatttaattgaattatttgattttatctgcataacacatatttttatattaaattaatatatattatatgtgtttcTCATAGATATgtatacaacatttaaatattacaattttaataatttaacattaatttttattattcagataaaacaattatacttaaatactttttacactaattttaaatattacagttttctttagtactaaaataaattatgtaatagtaaacataataatcatacattgattttatcttttaaattgttataaaacctAATCTAAATGTCTTCTtttgtttaacttttattgatttatcaattttgtgtcatgtttcattattattaattactaatattaaatgtgataTTTCAGATATTACATTCTTAGTACTATTATAGATTTCTGcaatgaacaataatatataacaatatctattgattaaacatattacatttatcatatttacatttaagtaaCCTCTTttaatttcgttattttttttttttagctatatttGTAGGCAAAAGCTTAGTgtcttactttaaaaatttaacctaACTGACTGCCCATTTAAGATACAACTGGAATctgacaattaaaaaaaaaagttgtttgttacattttataaattttatttttttcttaagatttatctctataatttatacagcATAATTCATGAGTCACATTAACAACTTAggaagtattattaaatgcataaaaaatgtaattgccGTGAAGTATAGATTGTAGGTTAAGCAGTGGCATAATTGAGTTTAATAAATGGATCACTGCTTTTCctcctttattatttttttatactttatgttgcatttatattttacaataatacaattagcattaaattcaataaaaatgaatattatcgtaaataagcaaataaaaattaagcttatataatatataaggtatATCTAGATTAGAGAATcagttgtattaaatgttaacttCCCCACATTTACAAAGCTTTAGATAAGTTTTTACAGGAccaaggtatatttattatttttttttgacatttttttctaaattattacatttaaaaaaattatatgttttagttGATGAATAAAGAAAGTGGTGCAAAGTGGCGCCAAGAACAAGTAGAAATAtctcatttttatacaaataaagacATATTACGCTTAATTAATGAAACAGAACATACTGTTACTCACGATCTGGAATTTGGTGATCGTCAAAAAGCTATGAAACGGCTTAGAGTTCCACCTCTAGGCGAAACACAAAGTCCTTGGACCACTTTTAAAGTAGGATTATACTTAGGATGCCTTATTGTTTTGCTAGTTGCAATCTTTATATCTGGTGAGTTTACATTgtacttataagtataaaaaaaattatttttaaaaagatttgattaattgttttagctacttttgaaaaaaataccaacattAAACAAGCATTCCGTTTATATCGTGGACCATTCCTTATAATAGAGTTCCTTTTTCTGATGGGCATAAATGTTTATGGATGGCGATCTTCTGGTGTTAATCATGTCTTGATATTCGAACTGGATCCAAGAAAGCATGTCACTGAACAACACCTTTTTGAAATTGCAGGAATCCTTGGTGTTGTGTGTGCTCTTAGTATTTTAGGTTATTTATATTCTGATGCTCTGAGTATACCAGCATATATAAATCCATTGTccttagtaattttatttacactgCTCATGATCAacccaattaaaatattttactttgaagCAAGATTTTGGCTATTACGTATAGTAGTaagtttgttatatatatatttataaattgtctttactttacataatatttcaagtataaaaattatattttagtggcGAATGGCTTGTGCtccattttattatgttggaTTTGCTGACTTTTGGCTTGCTGATCAATTGAACAGTCTTGTAACTGTTCTGCTCGACGCTCActatttgatttgtttttacatttacaataataattggtatCAAACTTCAGGTAAAACAAaatctgttttaaaatattgttcttgAATTGGTccgtattaattttgtattttaacaattttagatgttaaatttaatgttgaagaatattttatttcaaaaatgataGTCAATTGTATTCCTGCTTGGATTCGGTTTGCTCAATGTATTAGACGTTACAGGGATACTGGTGAAACATTTCCGCATTTAGCTAATGCTGGAAAGTATTCAACGAcgttttttgttgtatttgcGAGAGCATTgctgaaaaaaacaaaaagtaatgaATCTTTTTGACTGTAtgtttattgcttataaatatattcaaataaattaaaatatttttaatttgctatAGATAATTATGCAGATAGTTATGACAATCCATTCTTTTTCTTTTGGATCATTTGTTCTGTGATAAGttcaatttatacatacaccTGGGATGTAAAAATGGACTGGGGtttattcaataacaattCTGGAGAATATACATTCTTAAGAGAAGAGATTGTATATGATAATACAGTgagcttaatttttattttatagttaaaaggaaatttttaataaataggtatatgtatagttttttttcttcaatttaatacatttaaattgtgcCATTAGTTTCTCAATATTgagtaaagtttaaaaaataaattaatatgttttagggttattattattttgcaattgTTGAAGACCTCgtaattagattattatggGTTCCACAATACATACTTACAAGTAATGGCATTTTAAGTACTGAAATGGCTAATTCTTTAGTATCACCTCTTGAAGTTTTTAGGTAaggaatacaatttaatatactcaaattgtgtatggtttaaaaatctatttttaattattatttacagacgATTTGTATGGAATTTCTTCCGCTTAGAAAACGAACATCTAAACAATTGCGGTAAGTTCCGAGCAGTGAGAGATATATCAATAGCACCAATTGATTTCTCTGACTCTGCTCAAATTGTACGCATGATGGATGAAGATATGAGCGTGACGAACAGACGAAAACGTAAACTTCTACCAACAAAGAAATCTTTAAAAGAAGATAAGTTGCAGTTAGTTACTGATCAGAATTCATATTCCTTAGATTTAACTGAATAAACCAAATAAagaattaacataaaatatttctactttattattccattatattatgtatagaaatatattgtattcttaATAATAGACTTTGTAAGctcaagtatatttatatatatacatatatatatatatatagtcgaAAACAatcgaatttaatttattttttagaacataTTGTTGATGAATGTAATTTGCTTaatgtattacttaaaaagaaataaataaggGTACTGAAGTTGATTTTATACACTTACATACTGTGATCTCTAGTTTAtttaagtagtataatatattttcaattaaccttgggtatatagtattatagctaAGATTTTATTATGGATACACGGGAAATTGATGCCtgccttattttattttttcttgtgatttagaaaattaataatagtcaatTCAACGTaatgaaaacatgtttttacataactaATCTATTAATTCCTCtactattatttgttaatgttccttttaaatgtgttttccAAGAAAGccaaattagttataattaaggaATTTAACTATAGgtgtacacatttataaaaaatatatttttaataactatgatttataatttatattaataaaaccttCAGTATGATTGTCACTTAATTGTcttcgtgtattattattataatattaaaaatagttttataataaatatttgttatattttatttatgcatatatttataaacagtttatatttgttaaaatggttaataaaatatttagaaattatatgaatagttaaatattgtttgtga
This sequence is a window from Rhopalosiphum maidis isolate BTI-1 chromosome 1, ASM367621v3, whole genome shotgun sequence. Protein-coding genes within it:
- the LOC113554588 gene encoding xenotropic and polytropic retrovirus receptor 1-like; the encoded protein is MKFAEHLQAHITPEWRKQYINYEDMKEMLYKIIEEAPSVESTDPENLHRRFIQFDEHFLQYCEKELAKINVFYSEKLAEAMRKFATLKNELDLLSSTAIKMKDYGKKSDSNKLNLPQRKVQELKLAFSEFYLSLILLQNYQNLNYTGFKKILKKHDKLMNKESGAKWRQEQVEISHFYTNKDILRLINETEHTVTHDLEFGDRQKAMKRLRVPPLGETQSPWTTFKVGLYLGCLIVLLVAIFISATFEKNTNIKQAFRLYRGPFLIIEFLFLMGINVYGWRSSGVNHVLIFELDPRKHVTEQHLFEIAGILGVVCALSILGYLYSDALSIPAYINPLSLVILFTLLMINPIKIFYFEARFWLLRIVWRMACAPFYYVGFADFWLADQLNSLVTVLLDAHYLICFYIYNNNWYQTSDVKFNVEEYFISKMIVNCIPAWIRFAQCIRRYRDTGETFPHLANAGKYSTTFFVVFARALLKKTKNNYADSYDNPFFFFWIICSVISSIYTYTWDVKMDWGLFNNNSGEYTFLREEIVYDNTGYYYFAIVEDLVIRLLWVPQYILTSNGILSTEMANSLVSPLEVFRRFVWNFFRLENEHLNNCGKFRAVRDISIAPIDFSDSAQIVRMMDEDMSVTNRRKRKLLPTKKSLKEDKLQLVTDQNSYSLDLTE